One genomic window of Conger conger chromosome 9, fConCon1.1, whole genome shotgun sequence includes the following:
- the anln gene encoding anillin isoform X4, with amino-acid sequence MDPFTEKLLERTRARRENLQKKMADRPTPAGRQTAKRAREPLAETNGPGAGSSAGSSAGSSVGPADCAPPPSKPSPSKRRCSSENDRPVAGAENREPPVAMPIEPLTDKKPPIGPGSLRSASSLERQVVRPAPSVEREPVRPAPSVERQVVRPAPSVEREPVRPAPSVERQVVHPAPSVEREPVCPAPSVERQVIRPAPSVEREPVCPAPEMDRREAGPAPSGMKSRLQRLAEQRHHWDNEAPSDGAQDSPPAPLSPVQAHRQEAVAADPTPVSTETPVGRRGRLANLAAVIGSWDDDLAPAGRHNAQGQPGTVCSSSLSSAVPTAKPSSATQPHAQPRPTHPSTSAASPSLQQVPQSPVKSGRAGLPEPRCAPQVRVGVSSSPQKSFLSSGPAAVHSGSPQKTAPSPAPLSQTRPNNQTPGRQLDPGPQPRSSATSATRPPLSVTPAATATATPLQKGGAATPGVKSFLERFGERCQERSSGKGSPGPADASPAVAPGNRLLQERLRHAPVVTATADLALKQKQEREKELAQIRGRFQKGNVWKSSDRDAAKEQQSVEIKTVQSPVEEEPTAPPVDTRSTASEPSPKEEPQALEREEFPMEKRVEESSDDDEEREVHAAGEVVREIEMNVDGQNSSDVIDQLFEGVLEESKERREEEEEEEEEEDDDEDQDPLNISSMSLLTPLAETVAAVVKSPEIKLMTSTPAGSFCESSPSDSASRPSRFQRARVLHALQDQGGSEEPNLPYSIDAYRSTRIKEAERPHVRQVIVRKEDVPQKGEEPVRPPHINIKQKMKVLSNEMNMQQTVIHQASQALNCCTDQEHGKGSQVEAEAERLLLIATERRSALKAELDRLKGEGPAGQRKGSAPSRAQDDDGVSASKGSVTLQELRLPLKADFICSAANKPETANYYFFIMIRAGAENTVATPLASTRSALSGDALSFSTMFSLPEVSSDFEIDVEVYCLVQKRELCSDKKKKANKSKAITPKRLLTSITKSGLQTPVMASPGGPNAVRTSNFTLLGSHKLSLASIGKNKFPLEKVPFLCPLEGHVYLRLQCEVGSCIEDRGFLTMFEDVSGFGAWHRRWCVLSGYCISYWTYPNDEKCKNPIGRINLANCTSRKVEPANREFCARPNTFELITVRPQREDDRETLVSRCKNTMCVTKNWLSADTKAERNLWMQKLNQILLDLRMWQPDSCYRPL; translated from the exons ATGGATCCATTTACCGAG AAGCTTCTGGAACGCACGCGGGCGCGCAGAGAGAATCTGCAGAAGAAGATGGCGGACCGGCCCACGCCCGCCGGCCGGCAGACGGCCAAGAGGGCCCGAGAGCCGCTGGCCGAGACCAACGGGCCGGGCGCGGGGTCCAGCGCGGGGTCCAGCGCGGGGTCCAGCGTGGGGCCGGCGGACTGCG ccccGCCCCCCAGTAAGCCGTCGCCGTCCAAACGCCGCTGCTCGTCTGAGAACGACCGCCCGGTCGCCGGGGCGGAGAACAGGGAGCCGCCGGTTGCCATGCCGATCGAGCCCCTGACCGACAAGAAGCCCCCGATTGGCCCTGGAAGCCTTCGCTCTGCCTCCTCGCTGGAGCGACAGGTCGTTCGCCCCGCCCCCTCAGTGGAGAGGGAGCCTGTTCGCCCCGCCCCCTCAGTTGAGCGACAGGTCGTTCGCCCCGCCCCCTCAGTGGAGAGGGAGCCTGTTCGCCCCGCCCCCTCAGTTGAGCGACAGGTCGTTCACCCCGCCCCCTCAGTGGAGAGGGAGCCTGTTTGCCCCGCCCCCTCAGTTGAGCGACAGGTCATTCGCCCAGCCCCCTCAGTGGAGAGGGAGCCTGTTTGCCCCGCCCCTGAGATGGATCGAAGAGAAGCTGGCCCCGCCCCTTCTGGGATGAAGTCCCGCCTGCAGAGACTGGCTGAGCAGCGACACCACTGGGACAATGAAG CTCCCTCTGACGGTGCCCAGGacagcccccctgcccccctctccccagtgcaggcacacagacaggaagcggTCGCAGCTGACCCCACCCCCGTCTCCACGGAGACGCCCGTGGGGAGGCGGGGCCGGCTGGCCAACCTCGCGGCCGTGATTGGCTCCTGGGACGACGACCTCGCCCCCGCGGGCAGACACAATGCACAAGGGCAGCCTGGTACCGtctgctcttcctctctgagCTCCGCCGTGCCGACCGCCAAACCCAGCTCCGCCACCCAGCCCCACGCCCAGCCCCGACCCACACACCCCAGCACCAGCGCCGCCAGCCCCTCCCTGCAGCAG GTACCCCAGTCCCCTGTGAAGTCGGGCAGGGCGGGGCTGCCTGAGCCCAGGTGTGCCCCCCAGGTGAGGGTGGGCGTGTCCTCCAGCCCCCAGAAGAGCTTCCTGTCCAGCGGCCCtgctgcagtgcattctgggagcccCCAGAAAACCGCTCCCTCTCCAGCACCTTTGTCCCAGACTCGCCCAAATAACCAGACCCCTGGCCGCCAGCTCGACCCGGGACCCCAACCCCGCTCCAGCGCCACCAGCGCCACCAGACCGCCGCTGTCCGTCACGCCTGCTGCCACGGCGACGGCCACACCCCTGCAAAAAGGAGGCGCAGCAACCCCCG GTGTGAAGTCCTTCCTGGAGCGTTTCGGGGAGCGGTGTCAGGAGCGTTCCTCCGGCAAGGGCTCCCCTGGCCCGGCCGACGCCTCGCCTGCCGTCGCCCCCGGCAACCGCCTGCTGCAGGAGCGCCTGCGCCACGCCCCCGTCGTCACGGCGACCGCCGACCTCGCCCTCAAGCAGAAACAG GAGCGGGAGAAAGAACTCGCCCAAATCCGCGGCCGCTTCCAGAAGGGCAACGTGTGGAAGAGCAGCGACCGAGACGCCGCTAAG GAGCAGCAGTCCGTGGAGATCAAAACCGTACAGTCGCCGGTTGAGGAGGAACCCACAGCGCCACCTGTGGACACTAGGAGCACTGCTTCTGAACCCAGCCCCAAAG aagaACCTCAGGCTTTGGAGAGAGAAGAGTTTCCAATGGAGAAGAGGGTTGAAGAGTctagtgatgatgatgaggagagagaggtgcatgctg CGGGCGAGGTTGTGCGCGAGATCGAGATGAACGTGGACGGGCAGAACAGCTCGGACGTCATCGACCAGCTGTTCGAGGGAGTCCTGGAGGAGAGCAAGGAacggagggaggaggaggaggaggaggaggaggaggaggatgatgatgaagatcaaGATCCCCTGAACATCTCCTCCATGTCCCTCCTGACTCCGCTGGCTGAGACGGTCGCTGCTGTGGTGAAGAGCCCCGAGATCAAGCTGATG ACCTCCACCCCGGCCGGCTCCTTCTGTGAGAGCAGCCCCTCCGACAGCGCCTCCCGCCCCTCACGCTTCCAGAGAGCGCGCGTgctccacgccctccaggaccaggggggCAGCGAGGAGCCAAACCTGCCCTACAG CATCGATGCGTACCGGTCCACCCGCATCAAGGAGGCGGAGCGCCCTCACGTGCGTCAGGTGATCGTCAGGAAGGAGGACGTCCCTCAGAAGGGGGAGGAGCCTGTGCGCCCGCCTCACATCAACATCAAGCAGAAGATGAAG GTGCTGAGTAATGAGATGAACATGCAGCAGACGGTGATCCACCAGGCCAGCCAGGCGCTGAACTGCTGCACCGACCAGGAGCACGGCAAGGGCTCACAGGTGGAGGCTGAGGCAGAGAGACTGCTGCTCATCGCCA CTGAGAGGAGATCCGCCCTGAAGGCGGAGCTTGACCGTCTGAAAGGGGAGGGCCCCGCGGGTCAGAGGAaaggctccgccccctccagagCCCAGGATGATGACGGAGTCTCCGCCTCCAAGGGCTCGGTCACCCTGCAGGAGCTCCGCCTCCCCCTGAAGGCCGACTTCATCTGCTCCGCTGCCAACAAACCAG AAACGGCCAACTACTACTTCTTCATCATGATCCGGGCCGGAGCGGAGAACACCGTGGCCACGCCGCTCGCCAGCACGAGGAGTGCTCTGAGTGGAGACGCCCTCAGCTTCTCCACCATGTTCAGCCT CCCAGAGGTGTCCAGTGACTTTGAGATCGACGTGGAGGTTTACTGCCTG GTCCAGAAGAGGGAGCTGTGCTCCgacaagaagaagaaggccAACAAATCAAAG GCCATCACTCCTAAACGGCTGCTCACCTCCATCACA aagagCGGTCTGCAGACTCCAG TGATGGCCAGCCCTGGGGGACCCAACGCTGTGCGCACCAGTAACTTCACCCTGCTGGGCTCCCACAAGCTCAGCCTGGCCTCCATCGGCAAGAACAAGTTCCCCCTGGAGAAG gtaccCTTCCTCTGCCCCCTGGAAGGACACGTGTacctgagactgcagtgtgaggtGGGGTCCTGCATCGAGGACAGGGGCTTCCTG ACGATGTTTGAGGACGTGAGTGGGTTTGGCGCTTGGCACAGGCGCTGGTGTGTGCTCTCCGGGTACTGCATCTCCTACTGGACCTACCCCAACGACGAGAAATGCAAG AACCCCATTGGCCGGATCAACCTGGCCAATTGCACGAGCCGGAAGGTGGAGCCAGCCAATCGGGAGTTCTGTGCCCGCCCAAACACGTTTGAGCTCATCACGGTGCGGCCGCAGAGAGAGGATGACAGGGAGACGCTGGTCAGCCGCTGCAAGAACACCATGTGTGTCACCAA